A section of the Paenibacillus aurantius genome encodes:
- the lepA gene encoding translation elongation factor 4 — protein MTDIRERQSKIRNFSIIAHIDHGKSTLADRILEFTGALTSREMQEQVLDQMDLERERGITIKLQAVRLKYKADDGEEYILNLIDTPGHVDFTYEVSRSLAACEGALLVVDAAQGIEAQTLANVYLALDNNLEILPVINKIDLPSAEPERVKQEVEDVIGLDASEAVLASAKAGIGIKDILEQVCKKVPAPTGDPDKPLKALIFDSHFDPYKGVIVYVRVMDGSIKSGTKIHFMATNKTFEVIEVGAFMPRMGIVDELNVGDVGFIVAGIKNVKDTRVGDTVTDAKNMAPEPLPGYRRINPMVFCGLYPIETSDYNDLREALEKLELNDASLRYEPETSSALGFGFRCGFLGLLHMEIIQERIEREFNIPLITTAPSVIFKVTLTNGETMEIDNPSNYPEVGRIEYVEEPYVKAAIIVPNDYVGAIMELCQGKRGDFLNMEYLDSNRVTLTYDMPLSEIVYDFFDQLKSNTKGYASFDYELSGYKRSNLVKMDILLNNEQVDALSFIVHRDRAYNRGRIICEKLRELIPRQMFEVPIQAAVGQKVIARETVKAMRKNVLAKCYGGDISRKRKLLEKQKEGKKRMKQVGSVEVPQEAFMAVLKLDE, from the coding sequence ATGACGGACATTCGGGAGAGACAAAGCAAAATCAGAAACTTCTCGATCATCGCCCATATAGATCACGGCAAGTCGACTTTGGCGGACCGGATCCTGGAATTCACGGGGGCGCTGACCTCCCGGGAAATGCAGGAGCAGGTGCTGGATCAGATGGACCTCGAACGCGAGCGCGGGATCACGATCAAACTGCAGGCGGTCAGACTGAAGTACAAAGCCGATGACGGCGAAGAATATATTCTGAACCTGATCGACACCCCGGGACACGTGGACTTCACCTATGAAGTTTCCCGAAGCCTTGCGGCCTGCGAAGGGGCGCTGCTCGTCGTGGATGCGGCCCAAGGGATTGAAGCCCAGACGCTGGCTAACGTTTACCTGGCGCTGGATAATAACCTGGAAATCCTGCCGGTCATCAACAAAATCGACCTGCCGAGCGCCGAGCCGGAGCGCGTCAAGCAGGAGGTCGAAGACGTAATCGGCCTGGATGCCAGCGAGGCCGTGCTGGCCTCCGCGAAGGCGGGCATCGGCATCAAGGACATTTTGGAGCAGGTGTGCAAGAAGGTTCCCGCTCCGACGGGAGATCCGGACAAGCCGTTGAAGGCGCTCATCTTCGACTCCCATTTCGATCCCTACAAGGGCGTTATCGTCTATGTACGGGTAATGGACGGCTCCATCAAATCCGGCACCAAGATTCATTTCATGGCCACGAACAAAACCTTCGAGGTCATTGAGGTGGGGGCGTTTATGCCGCGCATGGGGATCGTTGACGAGCTTAATGTCGGGGATGTCGGCTTTATTGTGGCGGGCATCAAGAACGTAAAGGACACCCGGGTAGGGGATACGGTCACCGACGCCAAGAACATGGCTCCCGAGCCGCTTCCCGGTTACCGGCGGATTAACCCCATGGTTTTCTGCGGGCTGTACCCGATCGAAACCTCGGACTACAACGACCTGCGCGAAGCGCTCGAAAAGCTGGAGCTCAATGACGCATCCCTCCGCTACGAGCCGGAGACCTCTTCGGCCCTAGGCTTTGGCTTCCGCTGCGGATTTCTCGGGCTGCTGCATATGGAAATCATCCAGGAGCGGATCGAGCGGGAATTCAACATTCCGCTCATTACGACGGCACCAAGCGTAATCTTCAAGGTTACGCTGACCAACGGGGAAACGATGGAGATTGACAATCCTTCCAACTACCCGGAGGTCGGCCGCATCGAGTATGTGGAAGAGCCGTATGTAAAGGCCGCCATTATCGTACCGAACGATTATGTGGGAGCCATCATGGAACTCTGCCAAGGCAAACGCGGAGACTTCCTGAACATGGAATATTTGGATTCGAACCGCGTTACCTTGACGTATGACATGCCGCTGTCCGAAATCGTTTATGATTTCTTCGACCAGCTCAAATCGAACACGAAAGGGTACGCCTCCTTCGATTACGAACTGTCCGGCTACAAGCGTTCCAATCTTGTTAAGATGGACATTCTGCTGAACAACGAGCAGGTGGATGCCCTCTCCTTCATCGTTCATCGCGACCGGGCCTACAACCGGGGCCGGATCATTTGCGAGAAGCTTCGCGAGCTGATCCCGCGGCAGATGTTCGAGGTGCCGATCCAGGCCGCCGTCGGCCAGAAGGTCATCGCCCGCGAGACCGTTAAGGCCATGCGCAAAAACGTCCTCGCCAAATGCTACGGCGGAGACATTTCCCGTAAACGGAAGCTTCTCGAGAAGCAGAAGGAAGGGAAGAAGCGCATGAAGCAGGTGGGCAGCGTGGAGGTTCCGCAGGAAGCGTTTATGGCGGTCCTCAAGCTTGATGAATAA
- a CDS encoding N-acetyltransferase, whose protein sequence is MTVTCRKAEEGDLETLAAIIQGYAEKGIMLPRSKEMLKYTLDTFVVAEVDGKMVGCGSLCQLGKELVEIRSLGITDGYKGMGIGRKLVTFLEGEAREMGIPKVMALTYEVAFFEKIGYTVVPKEIFPEKVWKDCVHCKKQDCCDEIAVLKRLD, encoded by the coding sequence ATGACCGTGACATGCAGGAAAGCGGAAGAAGGCGACCTGGAGACCCTGGCAGCGATTATTCAAGGCTATGCGGAGAAAGGGATCATGCTGCCCCGTTCCAAGGAAATGCTCAAATATACATTAGACACTTTTGTGGTGGCGGAAGTGGACGGTAAGATGGTCGGCTGCGGATCGCTCTGCCAGCTGGGCAAGGAGCTCGTGGAAATCCGCTCCCTCGGGATCACGGACGGCTACAAAGGAATGGGCATCGGCCGGAAGCTGGTTACCTTCCTGGAGGGAGAAGCCCGCGAAATGGGCATTCCCAAGGTGATGGCGCTGACCTATGAGGTCGCGTTCTTTGAAAAAATCGGCTACACGGTTGTGCCTAAGGAGATTTTTCCGGAGAAGGTCTGGAAGGACTGCGTCCATTGCAAAAAGCAGGATTGCTGCGACGAAATTGCCGTACTCAAACGGTTGGATTGA
- the spoIIP gene encoding stage II sporulation protein P, with protein MKWTAFTLDLSRIRKFVQNMGVLGKTFLILSTSTFLLFVLLGLAGYGNARWKSSPASSMKGIAASLSSDFFMDIIGLEVPHVQEDRIQSTFSQTNILRFVFRVMTDINPRDPKTMLAHEVPGLAGEAPYLLRKTSGTDPDGGPQDYPPPIQKDPNSSGDGGAASTQPSPSPTPQPSPTATPAPPKKSTDGKKVVMIYHSHNRESFLPELGIKDPNSAYDAKVNITQVGKRLADKLEELGVGAVSYNQDYTAIEKDFSFAYSYKYSGKTVKEAFAANPDIKFVFDLHRDSEDRKKTTTTINGQDYAQVFFIIGQKNPNWEKNEHFASQIQEKLEQTMPGLSKGIWGKTARDGNAEYNQSLSPNSVLIEIGGPYNTLEECYRTADVMAKVIADLYWDAEKVNAPAADAKSKS; from the coding sequence ATGAAGTGGACCGCCTTTACTTTGGATTTGAGCCGAATCCGCAAGTTCGTTCAGAATATGGGGGTGCTGGGTAAAACGTTTCTTATTCTTTCCACTAGCACCTTTCTCTTATTTGTTCTTCTCGGTCTGGCCGGCTACGGGAATGCGAGATGGAAGAGTTCTCCCGCTTCCTCTATGAAAGGAATAGCCGCTTCGCTGTCCAGCGATTTTTTTATGGATATCATCGGGCTGGAGGTGCCCCATGTACAGGAAGACCGCATTCAATCGACCTTCTCGCAGACCAATATTCTGCGCTTCGTGTTCCGGGTGATGACCGACATTAACCCCCGCGATCCCAAAACGATGCTTGCCCACGAGGTTCCGGGGCTTGCCGGGGAAGCTCCCTACCTGCTTCGCAAAACAAGCGGCACCGATCCGGACGGAGGCCCGCAGGATTATCCGCCTCCCATTCAGAAGGATCCCAATTCGAGCGGGGACGGGGGAGCGGCCAGTACTCAGCCGAGCCCATCGCCCACTCCTCAGCCCAGCCCGACCGCTACCCCGGCTCCTCCCAAGAAATCGACGGACGGCAAGAAGGTGGTCATGATCTATCACTCGCACAACCGCGAGTCGTTCCTTCCGGAGCTCGGGATCAAGGACCCGAACAGCGCCTACGACGCCAAGGTCAACATTACCCAGGTAGGGAAGCGCCTTGCGGACAAGCTCGAGGAACTCGGAGTAGGGGCGGTCAGCTACAACCAGGACTATACGGCTATCGAAAAGGACTTTTCTTTTGCTTATTCCTACAAATATTCGGGAAAAACCGTGAAAGAGGCCTTTGCCGCTAATCCGGATATTAAATTCGTCTTCGATCTCCACCGGGATTCGGAGGACCGCAAAAAGACGACGACGACGATCAACGGCCAGGATTACGCCCAAGTCTTCTTCATCATCGGCCAGAAGAACCCGAACTGGGAAAAGAACGAGCATTTCGCCTCCCAAATTCAGGAGAAGCTCGAGCAGACGATGCCCGGACTGTCCAAAGGCATCTGGGGCAAGACCGCCCGGGACGGCAATGCCGAATACAACCAGTCCCTTTCCCCGAACAGCGTGCTGATCGAAATTGGGGGCCCCTACAACACGCTCGAGGAGTGTTACCGGACGGCCGACGTGATGGCCAAGGTGATCGCGGACCTGTACTGGGACGCCGAGAAAGTAAATGCTCCGGCGGCCGATGCCAAGAGCAAAAGCTAG
- the hemW gene encoding radical SAM family heme chaperone HemW, which translates to MGTPSPEAVYIHIPFCTNKCHYCDFNSFVLKGQPVMDYLDGLEREMERTVRAVPPDTIKTIFVGGGTPTVLLPDQMEHFLRLVRTYFPTQADDIEITMEANPGTTDEEKLSVMRAGGVNRLSFGVQSFDNALLEAIGRIHNTDDVYRSIETAQKVGFTNLSIDLMFNLPRQTVDILSRTLDAALALDLKHYSIYSLKVEENTLFHTLYERNQLPLPEEEEEIEMFLLIMERLKGAGYGQYEISNFARPGYESRHNITYWKNRSYYGLGAGAHGYWNGLRHINVKGVQPYIDATRKDLPRLEVNEVSRQEAMEDFMMVGLRMLEGVSDSDFREQFGGQSIRSVFGERIDKLAAVGLLTETESGVRLSDRGILLGNEVFGEFIGILS; encoded by the coding sequence ATGGGAACCCCATCACCGGAAGCGGTGTACATTCACATCCCGTTCTGCACGAACAAATGCCACTACTGCGATTTCAATTCCTTTGTCCTGAAGGGACAGCCGGTCATGGATTATTTGGACGGCCTTGAACGGGAGATGGAGCGGACTGTCAGGGCCGTCCCTCCCGATACCATCAAGACGATCTTCGTCGGCGGGGGGACACCTACCGTTCTGCTTCCCGATCAAATGGAACATTTTCTCCGTCTGGTCCGGACCTATTTCCCGACTCAGGCGGATGACATAGAGATCACCATGGAAGCCAACCCGGGTACCACGGATGAAGAGAAGCTGTCGGTCATGAGAGCGGGGGGTGTGAACCGCCTGTCGTTCGGCGTCCAGTCCTTCGACAATGCTCTGCTGGAAGCCATCGGACGCATTCATAATACCGATGATGTCTACCGGAGCATCGAGACGGCCCAGAAGGTCGGCTTTACGAACCTGTCCATCGATTTGATGTTCAACCTGCCGAGGCAGACGGTGGACATCCTGAGCCGGACGCTCGACGCGGCGCTCGCTCTGGATCTTAAGCATTACTCGATCTACAGCCTCAAGGTGGAGGAGAACACGCTGTTCCATACGCTGTACGAACGCAACCAGCTGCCGCTGCCGGAGGAGGAGGAAGAGATCGAGATGTTCCTCCTGATCATGGAGCGGCTGAAAGGCGCCGGCTACGGCCAGTATGAGATCAGCAACTTCGCCCGGCCGGGCTATGAAAGCCGGCACAACATCACCTACTGGAAAAACCGCAGCTACTACGGGCTCGGGGCCGGAGCCCACGGCTACTGGAACGGTCTCCGCCATATTAACGTGAAGGGCGTGCAGCCGTACATCGATGCCACCCGGAAGGATCTGCCCCGCCTGGAGGTCAATGAAGTGAGCCGCCAGGAAGCGATGGAGGACTTCATGATGGTCGGCCTTCGGATGCTGGAGGGAGTGAGCGATTCCGATTTCCGCGAGCAATTTGGCGGGCAGAGCATCCGTTCGGTTTTCGGTGAGAGAATCGACAAGCTGGCCGCCGTTGGCCTTCTGACGGAAACGGAGTCAGGGGTCCGGCTGTCCGACCGCGGAATTCTTCTCGGGAATGAAGTTTTCGGGGAGTTTATTGGAATTTTGTCTTGA